Within Vicia villosa cultivar HV-30 ecotype Madison, WI linkage group LG1, Vvil1.0, whole genome shotgun sequence, the genomic segment CAAAAAAAGGTTGTCTTTTATTTTCACCTACCCAAAACCTCAGTTTTCCAACTAACTTGTTCTATCTTGCACATAACCAAACTGAAGTGAGGTTGTTCTTCGGATGTGACTCATCAAAGCTACCCAGAACTTTGCAAAGGAACGAAGTCGGTTGCTCTGCAGGAAACGAAACAAATTCGGTTGTGGCATTGTATGCGGATGATAAAAATGTAAGCTTTGTGTCAAAGAATTGTAGGGATGAAGTGGTTTATGCGAGGGTGGAAAATGGTGTGGAAGGAGGGATTCAAGAGGCTCTAAGAAATGGGTTTCGATTGAATTGGATAGCTAGTGATTGCAGGGAATGTAACAGTACTGGAGGAAGATGTGGGTTTGATGCAGATATGTACAGTTTCAGATGTTACTGTACGGATAGAGTTCATCCTGCAAAATGTGATCCAGGTTAgtctctttttcttttgtcaaAAGGTTTATCTCTTTTTTAATTCTTACTGTCATTGAAAACTGAGTTTGAATAAAGAATATTAATTGTTGATTCTCATAATAAAAGAAAGAGATAGattaaaactttaaaattttggtaatcattgttaaaatattttagatatattttgataatattacATTTTGTCCCTTGCAGTTGCAGAGAAGTCTCAGGTGGTGCATATAGTGACAATAGGTAAATGTATTATATTGTATGTCTTAATGATTAGTTAATGAATAAAATTCCTAATTCAATGTTTTTATCAAACAAAAATGTCTAGTAGGCTTGGTGGCTGGAGTTGCATTTGCCTTGCTGACTGTCTTAGTTTGTTGCTTTGGAAAAAAGATCTGCCCTCCTACATTTCGTATGTTCAAGAAGAAGAATCAAACCCATCAAATTATTGAAAAGTTTTTGAAGGAACATGGACCTCTTTCTGCTGCTAGGTACAGTTATTCAGATATCAAGAAAATAACAAAttctttcaaaaacaaattagGCCAAGGAGGGTACGGAAGTGTATACAAAGGGAAATTACATGATGAGCGTGACGTTGCAGTGAAGATTTTGAGTGAATCAAAGGGTAATGGTGAAGATTTCATTAATGAAGTTGCTAGTATCAGTAGAACTTCACATGTCAATGTTGTTAGACTTTTGGGGTTCTGTTTGGATGGTTCTAAAAAGTCACTAGTATATGAATTCATGCCTAATGGATCTCTTGAAAAGTTCATATATGAAGAGAAAAATCAAAGGCAGGATGCTCTCCAATTGGATTGCAAAACATTGTATGATATTGCAGTTGGCGTTGCTCGTGGATTAGAGTACTTGCATAGAGGCTGCAACACTAGAATCTTACATTTTGACATAAAGCCTCATAATATATTACTAGATGATGATTTTTGTCCTAAAATTTCTGATTTTGGACTTGCTAAAATATGTCCAAGAAAAGAAAGTATAGTATCCGTATTTGGTGCGAGAGGAACACCAGGATATATTGCTCCAGAGTTGTTTTCTAGAAATTTTGGTGAGGTGTCACATAAATCGGATGTCTACAGCTATGGAATGATGGTTTTAGAGATGGTCGGGCGAAGAAAGAACATTAAGATTGAAGTGGACTTTTCTAGCGAATTATATTTTCCTCACTGGATTTACAAGCGTCTTGAGTTAAATCAGGATCTTGGATTAAAGTGTATTAAAAATGAGATTGATGAAGAAATGGTAAGAAAAATGACAGTGGTGAGTTTATGGTGCATACAAACCAACCCTTTGAATCGACCATCAATGCATAAAGTGGTGGAAATGTTGGAAGGGAACCTTCAAGTGTTGGAAATGCCACCCAAACCCTTTTTATCTTCTCCTTCAACATCTCCAACCCATTTATCATTTGAAACATTGTAATTTGTTTGGATATTTTGATGCAATGAACAGTATGTAACACTAAAATAGAATGTCAGGATAATTCacatataaataaaatgttatataaTGTGTTGATTTTCTTGTTCTGCAACTAATGGCTAATAGCTACTAGTGAGTGATTTACGGAGAAAATTTTATGACAGGTCTACTACTGATTTCTTATATAACTCCTTTATCAGAAAATTTGGCTCTTAGATCTAAGCTGGCATAACTGGCTAAAAGCTATCCTCAATAGTCCCTTCTAATTTACTTGTCATTTTCTTTCTATAGCAGTTGTGGCTCTATAAGATTTTCTGCAGATTAGTTTTTTTTAGTGGCTTGAAGACTAGGAGTCGGTTCAAATTGTCATTGATGAACAACGGTAAGGAAATTTACTGCCTGATTGATATGTTTTAGCGTAAATCTGAGTTTCCACGTGACCCGACATAAGCAAAGTGGTGGATATGCTTGAAGGTGGAGTAGAGCTGTTGCAAATGCCACCTAAACCCTTTTTGTCTAACTCTCCAGTCCATTTTTCAAGTGAGCCATTAGAGTCTGTTAGAATGCTAGATACATAACATCAGAAGCATTCTTAGGTAATGCAAGCAGAAAAGATGGCAGAATTTAATTCCAAGCTATATATATTGATATATTCATAAATATTTTGAGAGCATAATGAAGATGATTTGGAAAGAATTATTATTGATATATTCCCAAGTAGGAAGTTTATTTATACTTCCTCCAtgctaaaatattgaaattttctcGGTAAATTATTTATCTCATTTTATAAGGTCTCTTTGGAATTATTTGTGGCATTAATTATGTTATTTGGGTGATTTACCAAACAAAATGGGGGTATAGACAAGGTTTCATTTATCTACCAAAAACGCAAGGTTTTTATTTGGACTGATTTCACCATGATGGCCAGAAAGGTGGAACATGAGGGAGAAAATTTGGAAAAGTTTAGTTGTGGTGGCCCAGGTCAGTTTTACCGGGCTCTACGGTGGGTGTCAATTGTACATGCTTAAAAGTATAATATTTGACAACCCCTAATGATTAAGGTTGTCATAGGTTTTTACGTATGTTGTGTAAGTGAGAGCTAGCGCACGCAGGGGGTGACGAGCTCTATGTATGCGGTTTTCTTTGTGAGAATGAGATTGATCTTATTAACTTCAAGGTTGGGGTATTTATAACTAAGTTGGACATGGATCCTAGGCCCCTTAGAAGTAGCAAGAGCCTCCGAGAATATATGGAGTGTGTTAAGATACGAAAGACTAAGAGgcatttgaataaaccgtgtgtcTTGTAAAGCACTACagagactttattatatatagagagattacagctaattacataatatagtcgatgtgggactattctatatacaaatattcttaacactacatttacaaatatcaacactccccctcaagcttgaGCATATAAGTCAAATGCACCAAGCTTGCCACATATATAATTAGTTCTGGGACTTCGCAGGGATTTTGTAAATACATCTGCTAATTGATCATTGGAGTTGACAAAACTTGTAACAATTTCGCCTGATTCAATCTTCTCTCTGACAAAGTGACagtctatctcaatatgtttggttcttaCATGGAAGACTGGATTTGAAGCAATGTGCAATGCAGCTTGATTATCACAAATAAGTGTTATTGAtcttgcttcttcaatttgaagttctttgagTAACTGTTTTAACCAAATGAGTTTGCATGTTGCCTTTGCCATGGCCCTATACTCTGCCTCGGCACTTGATCTTgcaactacattttgtttcttacttttccaggaTATAAGGTTTCCTCCAACAAGTACACAATACCCAGAAGTGGATCGTCTATCAATGGGTGACCTTGCCCAATCAACATCAGAGTATCCAACTATCTGAGTATGTCCTTTATCTTCATACACTAGACCTTTTCCTGGAGCACACTTGATGTATCTCAGAATTTGGACAACAACATCCATGTGTTCTTGGCAAGGAGAATTTAAGAACTGGCTTACCATACTAACTGCAAAAGAGATGTCCGTACGAGTGACTGTGAGATAATTCAACTTTCCAACCAATCTCCTATACCTTCCTGGATCAGATAGAGGCTCCCCCTGATTGGGTAGCAATTTGACATTTGGATCCATAGGAGTATCAACTGGTTTAGCGTTCAACAACCCTGTTTCTTGCAAAATATCCATAACATATTTCCGCTGGGATATCACCAACCATCTTTAGATTGGGCCACCTCAATTCCCAAGatcttttgtttgaaattgattcgAGAGATGTTGTTTCAACTGGAGTATTCCTTGACGATCATTGCCAGTTatcacaatatcatccacatatacaatAAGATAGATACACCCTTGGGCAAAGTGACGATAAAACACAGAGTGATCAGCTTCACTACGAACCATACTAAACTGTTGTACTACAGTGCTGAATATGCCAAACCAAGCTCTCGGAGACTGTTTAAGACCATAAAGAGACCTGTGTAGCCTACAAACCATTTGTGAGGACTCCCCCTGAGCAACAAACCCAGATGGTTGCTACATATATACttcctcttcaagatcaccatgtAAAAAGGCATTTTGATGTCAAGTTGATGAAGAGGCCAATGTCGAATGGCTGCAATGGCTAGAAGAAGTCGAACAGATGCCATCTTGGCTACAGGCGAGAAAGTATCACTATAATCCAACCCAAAAATCTGAGTGTATCCTTTGGCTACAAAACGAGCTTTAAAACGATCAATCTTACCATCTGGACCAACCTTCACTGCGTAAAGCCAACGACAACCTACTAACGATTTCCCAAGGGGTAGATGAACCAGTTCCCAAGTACCACTACTTTGAAGAGCACACATTTCGTCAATCATTGCTTGCCTCCACTCAGGGTGAGATAATGCTTTACCTGGAGTGTTAGGAATAGAAACAGAAGACAAAGAAGACAAGCAAGTATAATGCAAAGGAGAACGACgatgataacataaatcaatataatatggAGAAGGATTTCGTGTTTGACGTATACCTTTTTGAAGAGCAATCGAAAGATCTGACTCAGGTTGTGGGATCGGATCCGGTGTTGGCGAAGACGTCGGAGGAGAGTCTGTAATGACCTCAGGGACAGGTACTGCCTCAGGAATAGGTACGACAAAAGTGGGTTGGCGACGCTGATATGTTTGAAATGGGCGAGTAGTGGGAGGGACAACCGTAAGGCTAGAATGGTGGGGGATAAGGGGAAATGAGACTTCCGAAAGAGGTGTATGAGTACTTTCCTGAAGGGGTTCCGGAGTTACTTGGCTGGACTCGAAGTATGGAATTGACTCGAAGAAGGTAACATCGGCCGATATGAGGTATCGTTGTAGAGTATGTGAGTAGCAACGATATCCCTTTTGGGATCAATGATAACCAAGAAAGACACACTTTAGTGATCGAGCTGATAGTTTATCAAGACCAGGGGAGAAATTGTGTACAAAACACGTAGACCCGAAAACTCGAGGAGGAATTGGGTGAAGAGGAGAGTTTGGAAACAGGATTGAGTGAGGGATTTTATTATTAAGTACAGATGAGGGCATGCGATTAATGAGGTAACATGCCGTGAGCACCGCATCCCCCCAAAATCGGAGAGGAATATTACCATGGAGAAGTAGGGTCCGAGTGGTTTCTACGAGATGCCAATTTTTACGTTCGGctaccccattttgttgaggtgtatgagGACAACATGTTTGGTGCAGAATACCATTGGATGACATAAAATTTGAAATTGTTGAGATAAATATTCGCGTGCATTGTCACTTCTTAAGGTACGGATAGACAAGCCAAATTGGGTTCTTATTTCTAgataaaatttttcaaaaatagaaaacaattctGATCTGTTCTTCATTAAAAATAGCCACGTGCAAcgtgaaaaatcatcaataaaagtgacaaaatACATAGACCCAAAGTTAGACTCAGTACGCGAAGGACCCCAAACATCGGAGTGAACTAAAGCAAAAGGGGACGCAGCCCGTTTATTGACTCGATTGGGAAAGTGACTACGAGTATGTTTCCCTAACTGACAAAACTCACAATGTAAACTAGATAATTTAGATAAGCTGGACACCATCTTTTGGAGCTTGGGAAGACCTGGATGACCTAACTGCGCATGTATAATGAGTGGAGAATCTGTGGCAGAGCTTGTGGTGGATGACGCATAGAAGTAGTAGAGGCCTTGAGACTCACATCCGACGCCAATCGTCTTCCCCGAACTCCGATCCTGCAAAGTAACAACACTATTAGTAAAGGTGATAGAACAATTAAGGGCACGAGTTAAACAACTGACTGACagtaaattatacggaaaattaGGTACATATAGGACAGAAGCAATAGAGAGAGATGGTAGGATTTGAACAGTACCAATCCCTTGGGATTGGGTTTGAGAACCATTTGCGGCGTTTATACTAGGTAAGAAACCAGAGGTAGAGATGGAAGAGAAAAAACCTTTATTACCGGTAACATGATCAGACGCACCAGAATCGAGGACCCAAAGACCAAGAGGAGATGATTGAGAGAGGCAAACAGATGTATTACCAATGTGTGCAACCGAAGTCGTGGAACCAGAGTTCTGATTAGTCTTACACCACCTGAGAAAATCGTCGTAGCTTGGCGTAGGATTTTGAAGTGAAGGTGAAGTCTGCATAGTATCAGGATAAACAATTTGAGCTGCATTTACCTGACGTGGAGGTCTGCCATGCAGCTTCCAGCAACGGTCGATAGTATGCCCAAGCCGATTACAATGGTCACACTTAGGACGAGGTTTGGAGTTGGATGACCCTCCTCGAAGGCGATTTTGATTGTTTCCAAGAGATGCAAGGGCGGCAGTGTCACCTGGTGTTGGAGCAGCAATAGATAGAGGAGAAACCAGACCAAACTCATGAGGTGTAGCCAAGCGCAACAATTGTTCACTAACTGTATCATAGCTAGGAACAATAGTACCTGATAAAATCTGGTTACGAACGGATTCTAGTTCTGATGGTAGTCTTTTAAGTGTCATGACCATGAAATATTTACTCTACTGTTCGGCATGAGCTGTTGCATCTTTTGCGTAAGGCATGAGGGTTTCATAACTTGCTTTCAAGGCATTAAGCTTACTCAGATAAGCTTGCACATCCATATTTTCCAACGTCAGTGTGTTGAGTTTGTGGATGACACTGTATAGAGAGTGAACGTCGTTGGGAAAGACTTTCTTGGCCTTTTCCCATACCTCATAACAAGTGGAGAAGGCTTGGTACTGAGCTTGGAGGTTAGGTGCTATGGAAAACCACAACACAGTACACAGAGAGGCATCAGTTTTCTTTCATTTAGCGAGTTTGTCGGTTGCAACGACAGACAATTTTGTGGTTAGGTGCTCTTCAAATCCCTGACCGTGAAACCACATATCGACAGCACGAGCCCATATGTTATAGTTTGCTGATCCTGTTAGTTTTTCACATGGGATCAGCAGAACTTTAGTAACAGTCTCCCATAGCTTCAAGTTAACAAGAACGAGGCTGTTTGAACTGGAGGGTAGATTCTTGCGAGGCGGAAGAATAAACCGAGAGCGGATCTGCGATCAGAGAACAAAACTGAGCCAATTTTTTTTGATGAACAGTACCGCGCCGATGAACAGTACCACGTCAATGAACAGTTCCGTTCGATTAACAGTACCACGACGATGAACAGTGCATGGCGATGAACATTGCGCATCGATGAATAGTACGCGCGATGAACAGTATCAATATAGTCGCCGAAAAAAAAGGCAAACCGGAGTGATGACACGGTTTGCAGAAGGAAATTTCTCACCGGAAGACAGTAGGTCAACCGGGTAAAACACGGCGAAGAATTTCCTCTTAGTAGGCTCTAGATACCATGTTAAGATACGAAAGACTAAGAGgcatttgaataaaccgtg encodes:
- the LOC131610149 gene encoding LEAF RUST 10 DISEASE-RESISTANCE LOCUS RECEPTOR-LIKE PROTEIN KINASE-like 2.4 produces the protein MNKKCSLFISSPLIYSYCITLFYFLTTTTLSYGVDPNFEACEPKTCGNQSISYPFYIKETQPTFCGYPGFGLTCDNTIGFPILNLSNTFYTINQFFYQNHSFRVSNAIFSRPDTKKGCLLFSPTQNLSFPTNLFYLAHNQTEVRLFFGCDSSKLPRTLQRNEVGCSAGNETNSVVALYADDKNVSFVSKNCRDEVVYARVENGVEGGIQEALRNGFRLNWIASDCRECNSTGGRCGFDADMYSFRCYCTDRVHPAKCDPVAEKSQVVHIVTIGLVAGVAFALLTVLVCCFGKKICPPTFRMFKKKNQTHQIIEKFLKEHGPLSAARYSYSDIKKITNSFKNKLGQGGYGSVYKGKLHDERDVAVKILSESKGNGEDFINEVASISRTSHVNVVRLLGFCLDGSKKSLVYEFMPNGSLEKFIYEEKNQRQDALQLDCKTLYDIAVGVARGLEYLHRGCNTRILHFDIKPHNILLDDDFCPKISDFGLAKICPRKESIVSVFGARGTPGYIAPELFSRNFGEVSHKSDVYSYGMMVLEMVGRRKNIKIEVDFSSELYFPHWIYKRLELNQDLGLKCIKNEIDEEMVRKMTVVSLWCIQTNPLNRPSMHKVVEMLEGNLQVLEMPPKPFLSSPSTSPTHLSFETL
- the LOC131646641 gene encoding uncharacterized protein LOC131646641; the encoded protein is MTLKRLPSELESVRNQILSGTIVPSYDTVSEQLLRLATPHEFGLVSPLSIAAPTPGDTAALASLGNNQNRLRGGSSNSKPRPKCDHCNRLGHTIDRCWKLHGRPPRQVNAAQIVYPDTMQTSPSLQNPTPSYDDFLRWCKTNQNSGSTTSVAHIGNTSVCLSQSSPLGLWVLDSGASDHVTGNKGFFSSISTSGFLPSINAANGSQTQSQGIGTVQILPSLSIASVLYDRSSGKTIGVGCESQGLYYFYASSTTSSATDSPLIIHAQLGHPGLPKLQKMGYRCYSHTLQRYLISADVTFFESIPYFESSQVTPEPLQESTHTPLSEVSFPLIPHHSSLTVVPPTTRPFQTYQRRQPTFVVPIPEAVPVPEVITDSPPTSSPTPDPIPQPESDLSIALQKGIRQTRNPSPYYIDLCYHRRSPLHYTCLSSLSSVSIPNTPGKALSHPEWRQAMIDEMCALQSSGTWELVHLPLGKSLVGCRWLYAVKVGPDGKIDRFKARFVAKGYTQIFGLDYSDTFSPVAKMASVRLLLAIAAIRHWPLHQLDIKMPFYMSPRAWFGIFSTVVQQFSMVRSEADHSVFYRHFAQGCIYLIVYVDDIVITGNDRQGILQLKQHLSNQFQTKDLGN